A window of the Oncorhynchus keta strain PuntledgeMale-10-30-2019 chromosome 21, Oket_V2, whole genome shotgun sequence genome harbors these coding sequences:
- the LOC118399964 gene encoding potassium voltage-gated channel subfamily A member 2-like, translated as MTVATGDPSDEAAAHPGNEYDPDADHECCERVVINISGLRFETQLKTLSQFPDTLLGDPKKRMRYFDPLRNEYFFDRSRTSFDAILYFYQSGGRLRRPANVTLDIFSEEIRFYELGDEAIELFREDEGFVKEEERPLPDNEFQRQVWLLFEYPESSGPARIIAIISVMVILISIVSFCLETLPIFRNDDDEPHSVFDTNTNTTIYFTSTYFTDPFFILETLCIIWFSFEFLVRLFACPSKSGFFGNVMNIIDVVAIIPYFITLATELAEKPEDGQAGQQAMSLAILRVIRLVRVFRIFKLSRHSKGLQILGQTLKASMRELGLLIFFLFIGVILFSSAVYFAEADEPESQFESIPDAFWWAVVSMTTVGYGDMVPTTIGGKIVGSLCAIAGVLTIALPVPVIVSNFNYFYHRETEGEEQAQCLGPVTKEDSNEELKKSRSGSTISKSDYMEIQEGVNNSIEDIPEENLKTQANCTTLANTNYVNITKMLTDV; from the coding sequence ATGACTGTAGCCACTGGCGACCCCTCTGACGAGGCGGCAGCGCACCCGGGGAACGAGTACGACCCTGACGCTGACCACGAGTGCTGCGAGAGAGTGGTCATCAACATCTCTGGGCTGCGTTTTGAGACACAGCTTAAAACCCTCTCCCAGTTCCCCGACACTCTGCTGGGGGACCCCAAAAAGAGGATGCGCTACTTCGACCCACTGAGGAACGAGTATTTCTTCGACCGGAGCCGCACCAGCTTTGATGCCATTCTCTATTTTTACCAGTCAGGAGGGAGGCTACGGCGGCCGGCCAATGTGACCCTCGATATTTTCTCAGAGGAGATCCGTTTCTATGAGCTGGGGGATGAGGCCATTGAGCTCTTCAGAGAGGATGAGGGTTTTGTcaaggaggaagagaggccacTTCCTGACAATGAGTTTCAGAGGCAAGTGTGGCTGCTCTTTGAGTACCCAGAGAGCTCGGGTCCCGCTAGGATTATCGCTATCATCTCCGTCATGGTCATCCTCATCTCTATCGTAAGCTTCTGCCTGGAAACCTTGCCCATCTTCCGCAACGACGACGACGAACCGCACAGTGTCTTtgacaccaataccaacaccacaATCTACTTCACGTCCACCTACTTCACCGACCCATTCTTCATCCTGGAGACGCTCTGCATCATCTGGTTCTCCTTTGAGTTCCTGGTGCGCTTGTTCGCCTGCCCCAGCAAATCGGGCTTTTTTGGTAACGTCATGAACATCATTGATGTTGTTGCCATCATCCCTTACTTCATCACCTTGGCCACAGAGCTGGCTGAGAAACCAGAGGATGGCCAGGCGGGTCAGCAAGCCATGTCCCTGGCGATTCTCAGGGTCATCCGTCTAGTGCGAGTCTTCCGAATTTTCAAGCTCTCGCGACACTCCAAGGGGCTTCAGATCCTGGGCCAAACCCTGAAAGCTAGTATGAGGGAGCTCGGTCTGCTGATCTTCTTCCTCTTTATTGGAGTCATACTTTTCTCCAGTGCTGTCTACTTTGCGGAAGCTGATGAGCCCGAATCGCAATTTGAAAGCATCCCAGACGCCTTCTGGTGGGCTGTTGTCTCCATGACGACAGTAGGGTATGGTGACATGGTCCCGACCACCATTGGTGGCAAGATTGTGGGCTCCCTCTGTGCCATTGCAGGTGTGCTGACAATTGCCTTGCCTGTGCCTGTCATTGTTTCCAACTTCAACTACTTCTACCACCGTGAGACAGAGGGCGAGGAGCAGGCCCAGTGCCTAGGCCCAGTCACCAAAGAGGACTCGAATGAAGAGCTGAAAAAGAGCCGGAGCGGCTCAACCATTAGTAAATCAGACTACATGGAGATCCAGGAAGGGGTGAACAACAGTATTGAGGACATCCCTGAAGAGAACCTCAAGACTCAGGCCAACTGCACGACGTTGGCCAACACAAACTATGTCAACATCACCAAAATGCTCACAGACGTGTAG